The Tepidibacillus fermentans genome includes a region encoding these proteins:
- a CDS encoding DUF2157 domain-containing protein: MEKQKISQSDLAFLKQELNKHKSRGIISEKQVDTIIESYQVNGSISFIKVLVTVGSILMGLGILSLIASNWIYMGKVFKFSLIIIAYLVTQWISFRIREHYPKTSRSLTYLGVLIFGAGIFLIGQMFNFGGRFTNAFFMWALGIFPLLIYLKDQWMFTFLHLLLLVYLNGQFVYGSIPFSLFLIIPILYRLQRYFTLKENLFLTNIITLNFIWLLLAEGFHVKTELILIIFFVIGLLMYFFPISYYPKIFQTQGNILFGVTGVILTLDWIWKDFDFVQALHLPNYFSIHILFAIFYFLLLLSLVRKNNLFALLFIGITILRFYFDAMYDFLPKSIFFFTGGILLLGFGFYFERKRKELGREPR; encoded by the coding sequence ATGGAAAAGCAAAAAATTAGCCAAAGTGATTTGGCGTTTTTGAAACAAGAACTTAATAAGCATAAATCCCGAGGAATCATTTCAGAGAAGCAAGTAGATACAATCATAGAATCTTATCAGGTAAATGGAAGTATTAGTTTTATTAAGGTTCTTGTTACTGTTGGTTCAATTTTAATGGGTCTTGGCATTTTAAGTTTAATTGCCAGTAACTGGATCTATATGGGGAAAGTTTTTAAATTTTCTTTGATTATTATTGCATACCTTGTTACGCAATGGATTAGTTTCCGTATTCGTGAACATTATCCCAAAACGAGCCGAAGTTTAACTTATTTAGGGGTCTTGATTTTTGGCGCTGGAATATTTTTGATTGGCCAAATGTTTAATTTTGGTGGCCGTTTTACAAATGCGTTTTTCATGTGGGCATTAGGAATTTTTCCATTGCTGATTTATTTAAAAGATCAATGGATGTTTACGTTTCTCCATTTATTACTCTTGGTTTATTTAAATGGTCAATTTGTGTATGGCAGTATCCCTTTTTCCTTGTTTTTGATTATTCCCATTTTATATAGATTGCAACGATATTTTACATTAAAAGAAAACCTATTTTTAACCAATATAATCACGTTAAATTTTATTTGGCTTCTTTTAGCTGAAGGATTTCATGTGAAAACAGAACTCATCCTTATCATCTTTTTTGTCATTGGGTTATTGATGTACTTTTTCCCTATTTCTTACTATCCTAAGATCTTTCAGACGCAGGGAAATATCTTGTTTGGGGTAACTGGTGTCATTTTAACATTGGATTGGATTTGGAAGGACTTTGACTTTGTTCAAGCCCTCCATTTGCCCAACTATTTTTCCATTCATATCCTTTTTGCAATCTTTTATTTTCTTCTCCTTTTGTCTTTGGTTAGGAAAAATAATTTATTCGCCTTGCTTTTTATTGGAATTACCATTTTAAGATTTTATTTTGACGCCATGTACGATTTTCTACCTAAATCGATCTTTTTCTTTACAGGGGGCATCTTATTATTAGGTTTTGGTTTTTATTTTGAACGGAAACGTAAAGAATTAGGGAGGGAACCAAGATGA
- a CDS encoding Lrp/AsnC family transcriptional regulator, giving the protein MVLEKKEIEFLELLEKNGRMEVETLAKLLDMDVKEIEKMMDKLEKEKIILGYSAIVDWAKVLDYEGVTAMIDVKVTPKRGVGFDKVAERIYRFPEVKAVYLMSGAYDLSVSVQGRTMSEIGRFVSEKLSTLDSVISTTTHFILKKYKHDGVIFDHEEDDRRIVVTP; this is encoded by the coding sequence ATCGTTTTGGAAAAGAAAGAGATTGAATTTTTAGAACTTTTGGAAAAAAATGGGAGGATGGAAGTTGAGACTCTAGCCAAATTACTAGATATGGATGTAAAAGAAATCGAGAAAATGATGGATAAGCTAGAGAAGGAGAAGATTATTCTTGGTTATTCGGCGATTGTGGATTGGGCAAAAGTTTTAGATTATGAAGGAGTTACCGCAATGATCGATGTAAAGGTAACACCCAAGCGAGGAGTGGGATTTGATAAAGTAGCAGAGAGAATCTATCGGTTTCCTGAGGTGAAAGCAGTATATTTAATGTCGGGGGCGTATGATTTATCGGTCTCTGTTCAAGGGAGAACGATGTCTGAAATTGGCCGATTTGTTTCAGAAAAGTTATCAACGCTTGATTCTGTTATATCTACAACTACCCACTTTATTTTGAAGAAGTATAAGCATGATGGGGTCATATTTGACCATGAAGAAGATGACAGAAGAATTGTGGTGACACCATAA
- a CDS encoding PTS fructose transporter subunit IIC has product MKKILAVTACPTGIAHTYMAAEALQEAAKQKNVDIKVETRGAVGVENELTPEEIHEAHAIILAVDVDVNEERFKGKNVIKVGVAEAIKDANGLIEQAISMKAKTVDYREQVEAIKAERSAERTGVYKHLMNGVSNMLPLVVAGGLIIAISFIFGIKAFDPNDPSYNPIAKALMDIGGGSAFALMVPVLAGYIAFSIAGKPGLAPGLVGGMLASKIGAGFLGGIIAGFLAGYVAKWLRDYIKLPRNFAGLVPILIIPFFSTLIVGLLMIFVIGTPVKSIMDALTGWLTSLSSANAVILGLILGAMMAFDMGGPVNKTAYTFAVGLLGSNVFAPMAAVMAAGMTPPLGLWLATLIAPKKFTNEEREAGKAASILGISFITEGAIPFAAADPLRVIPAIVAGSAVTGALSMYFGATLRAPHGGIFVLFIPNAVGNLLMYTVSIIVGTIVTALLVSVLKTRKNEQ; this is encoded by the coding sequence ATGAAGAAAATTTTAGCTGTTACTGCTTGTCCCACTGGTATCGCACATACCTATATGGCTGCAGAAGCTCTCCAAGAAGCAGCAAAACAAAAAAATGTGGATATTAAAGTAGAAACTAGGGGAGCAGTCGGTGTTGAAAACGAGTTAACACCAGAAGAAATTCACGAAGCACATGCCATCATCTTAGCTGTAGATGTTGATGTAAATGAAGAAAGATTCAAGGGGAAAAATGTCATCAAAGTTGGTGTTGCTGAAGCTATTAAGGATGCAAATGGATTAATTGAGCAAGCAATCTCGATGAAAGCAAAAACTGTTGACTATCGTGAACAAGTTGAGGCTATCAAAGCTGAGAGAAGTGCTGAACGAACAGGTGTATATAAACATTTAATGAATGGTGTTTCCAATATGTTGCCATTAGTGGTAGCTGGTGGATTAATCATTGCCATCTCTTTTATCTTTGGGATCAAAGCTTTTGACCCTAATGATCCTTCTTATAATCCGATTGCAAAAGCGTTAATGGATATTGGTGGAGGTTCTGCCTTTGCCTTAATGGTTCCTGTTCTTGCTGGGTATATTGCCTTTTCGATCGCTGGAAAACCTGGATTGGCACCTGGATTAGTTGGTGGAATGTTAGCTAGTAAAATAGGTGCAGGATTTCTAGGTGGGATCATCGCCGGTTTTCTTGCAGGTTATGTGGCAAAATGGTTGCGCGACTATATTAAATTACCAAGAAACTTTGCTGGTCTTGTTCCTATCCTCATTATTCCATTCTTCTCTACATTGATTGTTGGTTTATTAATGATTTTTGTCATTGGTACACCTGTAAAATCGATCATGGATGCCCTTACAGGATGGCTAACCAGCCTATCTTCTGCTAATGCGGTAATTCTAGGTTTGATATTAGGTGCAATGATGGCATTTGATATGGGAGGTCCTGTCAATAAAACCGCTTATACTTTCGCAGTTGGTTTATTAGGTAGCAATGTTTTTGCTCCAATGGCAGCCGTTATGGCAGCTGGTATGACTCCACCATTAGGTCTGTGGTTGGCTACTTTAATCGCACCTAAAAAATTTACAAATGAAGAAAGAGAAGCTGGAAAAGCAGCCTCAATTTTAGGAATTTCATTTATTACAGAGGGAGCTATCCCATTTGCTGCAGCTGACCCCCTTCGTGTCATTCCTGCGATAGTCGCTGGTTCAGCAGTCACAGGTGCTTTATCCATGTATTTTGGGGCTACATTACGAGCACCACATGGAGGAATTTTTGTCCTATTTATTCCGAATGCAGTAGGAAACTTACTCATGTATACCGTTTCAATCATCGTAGGAACGATCGTGACAGCTCTTCTTGTCAGTGTATTAAAAACAAGGAAAAATGAACAATAA
- a CDS encoding GDYXXLXY domain-containing protein yields MRNRSTIFFYIVMIVPVLILLSMSFLPTMTYFFGEEILLKTKPLDPRDLFRGDYVSLRYEINDVPFNLFPEELKSGKEFSKFRDKDLYAILQRKGNFYTVEKISFTKPNHPYYLKAKVNLYGPLNEMSAQNVYVDYQIDRYFVPENTGEDLEKQAREGNLVAKVKVWHGYPLLMEVQKMP; encoded by the coding sequence ATGAGGAATAGATCGACAATATTCTTTTACATTGTGATGATTGTTCCAGTTCTCATTTTACTATCAATGAGTTTCCTTCCTACTATGACGTATTTTTTTGGTGAGGAAATTTTGCTAAAAACAAAACCCTTAGATCCAAGGGATCTCTTTCGGGGAGACTATGTATCTTTAAGATATGAAATCAATGATGTTCCTTTCAATCTTTTCCCTGAAGAATTGAAGTCAGGGAAAGAGTTTAGTAAGTTTAGGGACAAAGATTTGTATGCTATCTTACAAAGGAAAGGCAATTTTTATACGGTTGAAAAAATTAGCTTTACCAAACCTAACCATCCCTATTATTTAAAAGCTAAAGTGAATCTCTATGGTCCATTAAATGAAATGTCTGCTCAAAACGTTTATGTGGATTACCAAATCGACCGTTATTTTGTACCGGAGAATACAGGGGAAGACCTAGAAAAACAAGCTAGGGAAGGGAATCTAGTAGCCAAAGTAAAGGTATGGCATGGTTATCCTTTATTAATGGAGGTACAAAAAATGCCATGA
- a CDS encoding PTS sugar transporter subunit IIA, whose protein sequence is MDLSTLIKEETISLSLEATDKKDVISKMANKMAQAGYISDVNLYTEAVFTREEKGSTGIGFQVAIPHGKSKGVSKPGLAFARLAQPTEWQSLDGQPVSMVFLIAVPEEQAGNEHLQILAALSRKLIHEEFRNQLMSAKTAQEVLSLIKTAS, encoded by the coding sequence ATGGATCTATCGACACTCATTAAAGAAGAGACCATTTCATTATCTCTAGAAGCAACAGACAAAAAAGATGTCATCTCCAAAATGGCAAATAAAATGGCCCAAGCTGGATATATTTCCGATGTGAATCTATATACTGAAGCCGTATTTACAAGAGAAGAAAAAGGGTCTACAGGTATTGGCTTTCAAGTAGCCATCCCTCACGGAAAGTCTAAAGGAGTGAGCAAACCTGGATTAGCTTTTGCAAGATTAGCTCAACCCACTGAATGGCAATCTCTAGATGGCCAACCTGTTTCCATGGTTTTCTTAATTGCTGTTCCCGAAGAACAAGCAGGCAATGAACATTTGCAGATTTTAGCAGCTTTATCAAGAAAACTCATCCATGAGGAATTTAGAAATCAATTAATGTCAGCCAAAACAGCTCAAGAGGTTCTTAGTCTCATCAAAACAGCATCTTAA
- a CDS encoding aminotransferase yields the protein MSTKQKTYLSKTVEQLKPSGIRRFFELASTMDNVISLGVGEPDFVTPWNVIEASYHALEQGYTAYTANAGMIELREEVSRYLKSNYEVEYNPENELIVTVGASEAIDLALRAIINPGDEVIVVEPSFVAYSPIVSLAGGFPVPVQTDSKDAFKLQPEQIEKTITSKTKAIILCNPNNPTGTVLGKEELIKIASVVEKYDLIVLSDEIYAELTYDEEFTSFPSIKRMKERTILISGFSKAFAMTGWRLGYAAGPKEIIQAMIKIHQYTIMSAPTMAQHAAIEALTNGERSVREMKKSYRQRRNFVVHSFHEMGLSCHIPGGAFYVFPSISETGLTSEEFAEQLLRKEKVAVVPGNVFGKSGEGYIRCSYATSMKQLEEAMKRIARFVSEFKK from the coding sequence ATGTCAACTAAGCAAAAAACGTATCTATCAAAAACAGTTGAGCAACTGAAACCTTCAGGTATTCGAAGGTTTTTCGAGTTGGCATCAACGATGGATAATGTGATCTCGCTTGGGGTAGGAGAGCCAGACTTTGTAACGCCATGGAATGTAATAGAAGCTAGCTATCATGCACTTGAACAAGGGTATACTGCTTATACCGCGAATGCTGGGATGATTGAATTACGAGAGGAAGTAAGCCGGTATTTAAAATCGAATTACGAGGTTGAATATAATCCTGAAAACGAACTGATTGTAACGGTTGGGGCAAGTGAGGCGATTGATCTTGCTTTAAGGGCGATCATAAATCCAGGAGACGAGGTTATTGTTGTTGAACCGAGTTTTGTTGCATATTCACCTATTGTATCCTTAGCAGGTGGATTTCCAGTACCTGTACAAACGGATTCTAAAGATGCTTTTAAGCTCCAACCAGAACAAATAGAAAAAACCATTACCTCGAAAACAAAGGCCATTATTTTGTGTAATCCAAACAATCCAACTGGAACGGTTCTAGGAAAAGAGGAACTTATAAAGATTGCTTCCGTCGTTGAAAAATATGATTTAATCGTATTATCTGATGAAATCTATGCTGAACTTACTTACGATGAAGAATTTACAAGTTTCCCATCGATTAAAAGAATGAAAGAAAGAACTATTTTAATTTCTGGATTTTCTAAAGCTTTTGCTATGACAGGTTGGCGTTTAGGTTATGCAGCAGGACCTAAAGAAATTATTCAAGCGATGATAAAAATTCATCAATATACAATCATGTCTGCGCCAACAATGGCCCAACATGCAGCTATCGAAGCTCTGACAAATGGAGAAAGAAGCGTAAGAGAGATGAAAAAAAGCTATAGGCAACGAAGAAACTTTGTTGTTCATTCGTTTCATGAAATGGGACTTTCTTGTCATATACCTGGTGGAGCATTCTACGTTTTCCCTTCCATTTCTGAAACAGGATTAACATCTGAAGAATTTGCAGAACAACTTTTACGAAAAGAAAAAGTTGCAGTTGTACCGGGAAATGTCTTTGGAAAAAGTGGGGAAGGTTACATCCGATGCTCTTATGCGACATCGATGAAACAATTAGAAGAAGCAATGAAACGGATAGCAAGATTTGTTTCAGAATTTAAAAAGTAG